ATGACAAGCAGTTCTCACGaaagaaaatctttgtgaattggGTTCTGAAAATGTATCTCAAATGTCCAAGGTATATCCATTATTAGGCGACGCACTCGGCATTATAACGTAAAAAAATAAATGGGTAGAAAATGAATGATCACGTGGACTTCACAGAAAGACTCAGCATATGAGGCTTAATGTATATGTGTTTTCTTCGTCGTATATTCAGAGGGACATTGGGGGAGTGCCTGCCTTCCAAGCAAGGCACGTGAGGCCCGATTATATGTCACCGAGTAtagcgtgtaaaaaaaaaaaaaagctttggtgTCAAATCAACAATTGATTTAGTGAGCTACGTTACTGCAAGACGGTGCCCCACGCACTTCCATGCATAAGTGAATGTCTGCTCTTGGTAGCGGAGAAACCGAAAGTGTGGAATGCGTATTCGGCAGCAACAATGGCAAAGCAATGCGCATTGCACAAGGAATCAGAAAACAATCATAGTTCTTATGACTGTTACGACTGGTAATGGCCAGGGGGACGCTGTCGTGAATTTCTTCATAATGTTGTACAAATGGGGCCTAGGCATACTGGGATATCCAGGAAGTGTGCAAGAGCAGAGTCTGCCAAATAAGCATTGTGCAACTTGCGACAGACGTCGTAAATGATGTTGTGACGTCCGGAAGACTTAGAGGCAGAAGTACATACAAGGAAAGGGCACCAGTATTCACCCTCTCGAAACTGGCTCCAAGGTTTGATTCAATTATTCCACGCAAGTACGGGCTATCTGTGGCGCCTAGCTTGGCGCAAGAAAAGAGCAGCTGGCATACGAAACAGCTCACGAGGAAGCGCGGTTTCACCCGTCGAGGGCGCTCTGTTGAGCCCTTCCGTTCGGGGTTTTTTTCCAAGGCGCACTCGAGCGAAGAAGCAAAGGTTGTTGTCTGAGAATTATACATGGCGCTCTGCTCACTATGCATGTGGAGCCTCGCGGCGGTGCTCGTTGTCGGGGTTAATTTCGTGCCCCCTGTATACAGTTCAAATTCGGAACCCATTGTGAGCACCAGCTCGGGTCTTGTGGTAGGAAAGCGAATGAAGGTGAAGGAAAAAAATGTGGACGCATTCCTTGGAATGCCATACGCCGCAGCTCCTACCGGGCACCTGCGTTTCGAAAGGCCGCAACCGCCCGCATCCTGGAACGGAACGTACAGGGCCACAAAGATGTCGTCTCCTTGCTGGCAGACTACGTTGCGCTTCGTCGACGGCGCGCCACTCGACTACTACTCGAGTGCTTCCGAAGATTGCCTTTACGTAAATGTCTGGAGACAGTCTTCAATTTGCTCTGATTCGACCGGATGTGACGCCAGGAGACCCGTGATCGTGTTCATCCATGGCGGTGGATTCACCTGGGGCGACTCGGCGCTGTTCGTTTACAATATGGCGAACTTTGCCTCCCTGTCCGACGTCGTGTGCGTCACGTTCAACTACAGGCTTAGCATCCTGGGCTTCCTGTCCCTGGAGAGACCAGAGCTTCCAGGAAACTTGGGCCTTTGGGACCAGAACCTAGTACTGAAATGGGTGCGCGCAAATATCGCAAGCTTCGGTGGTGACCCGGAAGAAGTGACACTGATGGGGCAAAGCGCCGGTGGTATTAGTGTGGGTCTTCACGCTGTGTCCCCGCATAGCCAAGACCTGTTCAAGCGAGCCGTCATGATGAGTGGTGCACCGCTGTCGATGATTCTCGGCTCTTCGCACAGTGGTGAAGGGAAGTTCGTACACATCGTAAGTACCTTGGGCTGTTACGACGTCAAAAGAACTCTGGACGACCAGCTTAGTGACGCAGTGGCGTGCTTAAAAGGATTAGACGCCCGTTTTATCTTCCAGACACTGGAAGGTCAAGATCCTATGGTACAAGTGTTCGTGCCtacgttcggcgacgattttatccctAAGAGCCCATTTTCAGAAGGTACATGGAAGAAGATTCCCATCGAGAAGATTGTGCTCGGAAATGTGTTAAACGAGGGAACACTGATTTTGGATAATATACAATACGCATCTCCGGGATTGCGTGCGATACTGTCTACAGATTACAGACTTGCCATTACACTGGCTATGCAGCCCATGTTCGGCATATCCATCTCACAGGCGAGGCACATTGTCGAAGCGTACTTTGGAGATCCGGAAATTGAGCATACTCCGGACCAAGTGAGAAATGTATTCAGCGAGCTGCTGGGAGATGCTGTATTTGATTGCCCCATTCAACTTATGAGCGAATTAACGTCTCAGCAAGGAATAGACACCTATCGTTATTTATTCGCTCACCGCGGTTCGTACAGCTTTTGGCCGGAGTGGATGGGCGTCACTCACTCAGAAGAAACTATGTACGTACTCGGATCGCTCCCATTCTTGAACGACACTTCCAACAAGATCGAAGCAATGACCGAAGTAGGAGCTGAGATCTTGTTGTCGAAGAACTACACGACTGAAGAAGAGAAGATGATGGAACATATCGTCAGCGCTGTTTTCTCCTTTGCCAAGGCCGGGTGAGTTGTGGTTGTACATTTACTCAACTAACAAAACAGTTATAtacaattgattgattgattgattttcttGGCATTTATAAACTGTATTTGTCAAAATCA
This Dermacentor silvarum isolate Dsil-2018 chromosome 6, BIME_Dsil_1.4, whole genome shotgun sequence DNA region includes the following protein-coding sequences:
- the LOC119457040 gene encoding acetylcholinesterase-1-like isoform X2, with the translated sequence MALCSLCMWSLAAVLVVGVNFVPPVYSSNSEPIVSTSSGLVVGKRMKVKEKNVDAFLGMPYAAAPTGHLRFERPQPPASWNGTYRATKMSSPCWQTTLRFVDGAPLDYYSSASEDCLYVNVWRQSSICSDSTGCDARRPVIVFIHGGGFTWGDSALFVYNMANFASLSDVVCVTFNYRLSILGFLSLERPELPGNLGLWDQNLVLKWVRANIASFGGDPEEVTLMGQSAGGISVGLHAVSPHSQDLFKRAVMMSGAPLSMILGSSHSGEGKFVHIVSTLGCYDVKRTLDDQLSDAVACLKGLDARFIFQTLEGQDPMVQVFVPTFGDDFIPKSPFSEGTWKKIPIEKIVLGNVLNEGTLILDNIQYASPGLRAILSTDYRLAITLAMQPMFGISISQARHIVEAYFGDPEIEHTPDQVRNVFSELLGDAVFDCPIQLMSELTSQQGIDTYRYLFAHRGSYSFWPEWMGVTHSEETMYVLGSLPFLNDTSNKIEAMTEVGAEILLSKNYTTEEEKMMEHIVSAVFSFAKAGKPVIPHLNVDWPEYTMGNPQMLVLKPNNYTIVQDTKRERCKLWKPVLYKSDDSLKAEKAPALSLPNQVCARPRRKRYRALAKRTSCPRLQR